The following are encoded in a window of bacterium SCSIO 12643 genomic DNA:
- a CDS encoding peroxiredoxin codes for MAVLVGKQAPDFSAAAVVNGNEIVNDFTLSQFEGKYVVLFFYPKDFTFVCPSELHAFQANLEEFKSRGVEVVAVSTDTEQSHWGWLQMEKNKGGIQGVTYPIVADTNKTISYNYDVLAGEFFYDENDNLAAEGELIAYRGLFLIDKEGVVRHQLVNDLPLGRNVEEALRMVDALQFFEENGEVCPANWTKGKSGMTATHDGVAEYLTNN; via the coding sequence ATGGCAGTATTAGTTGGCAAACAAGCTCCTGATTTTTCAGCAGCAGCAGTTGTAAACGGAAACGAAATCGTTAACGATTTTACATTATCTCAATTCGAAGGAAAATACGTAGTATTATTCTTTTACCCAAAGGATTTTACATTCGTATGTCCATCTGAATTACACGCTTTCCAGGCGAATTTAGAAGAGTTTAAATCTCGTGGTGTTGAGGTTGTTGCAGTATCAACTGATACAGAGCAATCACACTGGGGATGGTTACAAATGGAGAAAAACAAAGGCGGTATCCAGGGTGTAACTTATCCAATCGTTGCAGATACTAACAAAACTATTTCTTATAACTACGATGTTTTAGCTGGAGAGTTCTTCTACGATGAAAACGATAACTTAGCTGCAGAAGGTGAATTAATAGCTTACCGTGGTTTATTCTTAATCGACAAAGAAGGGGTTGTACGTCACCAGTTGGTAAATGATCTTCCACTAGGACGTAACGTTGAAGAAGCTTTACGTATGGTTGATGCTTTACAGTTCTTTGAAGAAAACGGTGAGGTTTGTCCTGCAAACTGGACGAAAGGAAAATCAGGAATGACAGCAACTCATGATGGTGTTGCTGAGTACCTAACAAATAACTAA
- a CDS encoding ZIP family metal transporter: MEYFLLFILVVVASGGVVLWYQPKNLTFGKLLLSFSGAYLFALIFLHLLPEIYSDISGSIGLYILFGFLLQLGLDYFSKGIEHGHAHYHGKKFPLAIFIGLCLHSFFEGIPIMQYSDQQELEMNFALIWGIMIHKIPIAIVLAGLLKDKLSNAKAMLLLTVFAITLPLGSLVSVSISPLLGNNDMYEHITLAIVIGIMLHVSTTILYESDENHKFNLKKVISILAGFIIAFFTA; this comes from the coding sequence ATGGAATATTTCTTATTATTTATTTTAGTCGTTGTTGCCTCAGGCGGTGTGGTTCTATGGTATCAACCAAAGAACCTGACATTTGGCAAACTCCTTTTATCATTTAGTGGAGCCTATTTATTTGCGCTTATCTTTTTACATCTGTTACCTGAAATTTATTCTGATATTTCAGGAAGTATAGGACTTTACATATTGTTTGGTTTCCTACTTCAGCTTGGGCTAGATTATTTTTCTAAAGGTATTGAACATGGTCACGCGCATTATCATGGTAAAAAGTTCCCTTTGGCGATCTTTATTGGACTATGCTTACATTCCTTTTTTGAAGGTATTCCAATCATGCAATATTCAGATCAGCAGGAATTAGAAATGAACTTTGCTTTGATATGGGGTATTATGATTCATAAAATTCCTATCGCGATTGTTTTAGCAGGTTTACTCAAAGACAAACTTTCTAATGCAAAGGCGATGTTATTACTAACTGTATTTGCAATCACCTTACCGTTAGGCAGCCTTGTAAGCGTTTCAATATCTCCTCTACTGGGTAACAATGACATGTACGAACATATTACGTTAGCAATTGTTATTGGTATTATGCTTCACGTTTCCACTACTATTCTCTATGAAAGTGATGAAAACCATAAGTTTAATTTAAAAAAGGTCATCAGTATTCTAGCTGGTTTTATTATCGCTTTCTTCACCGCATAA
- a CDS encoding DUF1697 domain-containing protein, with the protein MHTYIGLLRGINVGGHKKIIMAEFRDLLEKNGFHDVQTYIQSGNIVFKHPDVHIDLITSQLEDVIKNHYQFEVQTLVLTRTYLDTIFNQNPFINDDSIDETKSVFTFLKTEPDSEKLDELKKVSFPNETIIFGDQVIYFYCSTGYGTAKFTHTFIERKLKVQATSRNYRTTKKLIDMSAS; encoded by the coding sequence ATGCATACTTATATAGGGCTTTTACGTGGGATCAATGTTGGTGGACATAAAAAAATAATCATGGCCGAGTTTAGGGATTTACTTGAAAAAAATGGATTTCATGATGTACAGACCTATATCCAAAGTGGAAATATTGTATTCAAACATCCTGATGTTCACATTGATTTAATCACTTCTCAACTTGAAGACGTGATTAAAAACCACTATCAATTTGAAGTTCAAACTTTGGTATTAACCAGAACCTACTTAGATACCATTTTTAATCAGAATCCATTCATCAATGATGATTCTATTGATGAAACCAAAAGTGTATTTACATTCTTAAAAACTGAACCTGATTCTGAAAAACTAGATGAATTAAAAAAGGTTTCGTTTCCAAATGAAACAATCATTTTCGGTGACCAGGTCATTTATTTCTACTGTTCCACAGGGTATGGAACAGCAAAATTTACGCATACTTTTATTGAACGAAAGCTTAAGGTTCAGGCTACGAGTAGAAATTATAGAACCACAAAAAAACTTATTGATATGAGCGCATCTTAA
- a CDS encoding T9SS type A sorting domain-containing protein has product MGQILSRIIFFLLLISPTLSFSQYLQSTEYLGVFSKSIITLFGLQDAKYDVDMYKVRYHTTDLNGNPVVASGMFAVPINPTCDSLPIALYAHGTVLKRDNVPSANNPESALGKAIASMGYIVAMPDYLGLGDLPGLHPYQHGMSEATTSVDILRAAKEFMQDSLPIDFSNEMFLTGYSQGGHAAMATAKYIQDNQLESELPVAGAAPLSGAYHISKRQTDELLLDIPYDSPGYIVYLLLSFQEVYGNIFTNYSDILQSPYDTSIPPMYDGNQIISNIHAVLPNQVSQYLNPTFLNGFIADSATKNTPMWQALLDNDNHDWTPQFPIKMLYCRGDQTVKPENTLDAYDAMIANGATAVFKEDIGDFDHGDCIIPAMLGAIDYFETLRTDCDSTITLVPECICMPEGINIYPIPTRDVLNVDSWVSHTVHMEIYNINGKLIYSGRVDSNTKISTTNWSTGMYTIIFSSDSYFETKKFTITR; this is encoded by the coding sequence ATGGGGCAAATATTATCTAGAATCATTTTTTTCCTTTTACTTATTTCCCCAACTCTATCGTTCAGTCAATACTTGCAAAGTACTGAGTATCTAGGCGTTTTTTCTAAATCCATTATCACATTATTTGGACTTCAAGATGCCAAATATGATGTGGACATGTACAAAGTTAGATATCATACTACTGACTTAAATGGCAACCCTGTTGTCGCGTCAGGGATGTTTGCTGTTCCAATCAATCCAACCTGTGACAGTCTACCAATTGCTCTTTATGCGCATGGAACCGTTTTAAAAAGAGATAATGTACCATCTGCTAACAATCCTGAATCTGCATTAGGTAAGGCTATTGCTTCAATGGGATATATTGTCGCAATGCCTGATTATCTTGGCCTAGGTGATTTACCAGGTTTGCACCCCTACCAACATGGAATGAGTGAAGCCACAACTTCGGTAGATATTCTTAGAGCCGCCAAAGAATTTATGCAGGATTCATTGCCCATCGACTTTAGTAATGAGATGTTTTTAACCGGATACTCTCAAGGCGGACATGCAGCTATGGCAACAGCGAAATATATTCAGGATAATCAATTAGAATCAGAACTTCCGGTAGCAGGTGCTGCACCACTTTCAGGTGCGTACCATATTTCCAAAAGACAAACTGATGAATTGTTGCTGGATATCCCTTATGATAGTCCGGGATATATTGTTTACTTGTTATTGTCTTTTCAGGAAGTTTATGGAAATATATTCACCAACTATAGTGATATTCTACAATCTCCATACGATACGAGCATTCCTCCAATGTATGATGGGAATCAAATTATTTCAAATATTCACGCAGTATTACCAAATCAGGTAAGTCAATATTTAAATCCGACATTTTTAAATGGTTTTATTGCAGATTCTGCAACAAAAAACACACCTATGTGGCAAGCTCTTCTCGACAATGACAACCATGACTGGACACCACAATTCCCGATCAAAATGTTATACTGTAGAGGAGATCAAACAGTAAAACCCGAGAATACATTAGATGCTTATGATGCTATGATCGCCAACGGTGCCACGGCAGTTTTTAAAGAAGATATTGGAGATTTCGATCATGGAGATTGTATCATTCCTGCAATGTTAGGTGCTATAGATTACTTTGAAACTTTAAGAACGGATTGTGATTCTACAATCACTCTGGTACCAGAATGTATTTGTATGCCAGAAGGGATCAACATCTATCCGATACCTACCAGAGATGTATTAAATGTAGACTCTTGGGTTTCTCATACTGTTCATATGGAAATCTATAATATAAATGGGAAACTGATTTATTCAGGCCGTGTAGATTCTAACACAAAAATCTCAACTACAAATTGGAGTACTGGAATGTACACCATTATCTTTTCATCTGATTCGTACTTTGAAACTAAAAAATTCACAATAACGCGCTAA
- a CDS encoding GNAT family N-acetyltransferase has product MNWSIHKFSELDTQLLYDILQIRAEVFVVEQDCPYQDLDGKDMQSFHVCGYDENGLAAYARIVKKGVSYLDEISIGRVVVSPNHRGKRLGEQLMQESIRFIEISLGKQPIRISAQSHLNKFYSDLGFEFTGKEYLEDGIPHIEMLRK; this is encoded by the coding sequence ATGAATTGGTCCATCCACAAATTTTCAGAATTAGATACGCAATTGTTATATGACATTTTACAGATACGCGCGGAGGTTTTTGTGGTGGAGCAGGATTGTCCATACCAGGATTTAGACGGAAAAGACATGCAATCATTTCATGTGTGTGGATATGATGAAAACGGCCTGGCAGCTTACGCGAGAATTGTAAAGAAAGGAGTATCTTATTTGGATGAAATCTCTATTGGTAGAGTAGTTGTATCCCCAAATCATCGTGGGAAGCGCTTAGGAGAACAATTGATGCAGGAAAGTATTCGTTTCATTGAGATTAGTTTAGGAAAGCAACCTATCCGTATCTCAGCACAATCCCACTTAAACAAGTTTTATAGCGACCTGGGATTTGAATTTACAGGGAAAGAATACCTGGAAGATGGAATCCCCCATATTGAAATGTTGCGCAAATAG
- a CDS encoding diaminopimelate epimerase has protein sequence MILPFYKYNGTGNDFIMIDNRSGLFDASNTELIRKMCTRHFGIGADGLILLENHPDYDFRMVYFNSDGNESTMCGNGGRCIIRFAHDLKIIQNETSFIAIDGPHKGIVKNNVISLQMQDVSSVLKTDEHTELDTGSPHYVSFMDHLPEDDFVTIARNIRRSAPYTEQGINVNFAQTNNDQIIMRTYERGVEDETLACGTGATAVAIAAYHNGLIPNKSIPIQVKGGLLNVSFDTRDNQYENIWLTGPAESVFEGKIEI, from the coding sequence GTGATTTTACCATTTTACAAATACAACGGTACAGGCAACGATTTTATCATGATTGATAATCGTTCAGGTCTTTTTGATGCTTCTAATACGGAATTAATTCGAAAGATGTGTACCAGACATTTCGGGATCGGTGCAGATGGACTTATTCTATTGGAAAATCATCCTGATTATGATTTTAGAATGGTCTATTTCAATAGCGATGGAAATGAAAGTACTATGTGCGGTAATGGTGGCCGTTGTATCATCCGATTTGCGCATGATCTTAAAATCATTCAAAATGAAACAAGCTTCATTGCTATTGATGGTCCCCATAAAGGAATTGTAAAAAATAATGTAATCTCATTGCAAATGCAAGACGTATCATCTGTATTGAAGACAGATGAACATACTGAATTAGATACGGGGTCTCCACATTATGTCTCATTTATGGACCATCTTCCCGAAGATGATTTTGTCACTATTGCAAGAAATATTCGTAGAAGTGCTCCGTATACAGAACAGGGAATTAACGTGAATTTTGCGCAAACCAATAATGATCAAATTATTATGCGCACCTACGAACGTGGTGTAGAAGATGAAACTTTAGCCTGCGGCACGGGTGCGACAGCCGTTGCTATTGCGGCTTACCATAATGGATTGATTCCAAATAAATCTATTCCGATTCAGGTAAAAGGAGGTCTCCTTAATGTAAGTTTTGATACGCGTGACAATCAATATGAGAACATCTGGTTAACGGGTCCTGCAGAATCTGTTTTTGAAGGGAAAATTGAAATCTAA
- a CDS encoding Do family serine endopeptidase has translation MKNYIGIFSSAFLGGVISLSVVYLMPDKNLSIHPESNGGGLISENVHSTLFNADATTSSYVDLSMAAEETVQEVVHIKVVQEGQEYVQHDPFEYFFRGNTQGRKFKAPDKQGSGSGVIITKDGYIVTNNHVIQGADRIEVVLNNNKSYPAEVIGTDPSTDLALVKVEAEDLKAIAIGNSDDLKLGEWVLAVGNPYNLNSTVTAGIVSAKARSINILQNTNGTPPLEAFIQTDAAVNPGNSGGALVNARGELIGINSAIKSPTGSYSGYSFAVPVNIMKKVVNDIMEYGSVQRAFIGVAIQNISTDLMEKEDLETMSGVFVGNVAENGAANDAGIEAGDVITAVNGVKVKSVAELQSQIGLYKPGDQVEVNVNRAGHEKQFTMKLRNHKGNTELVKAEDKTLASLAADFSDIDKETKEELGLKRGVEVSNIRSGKIMKSGIKEGFIITHVDHQEIDDLEDFNTVIKSKKGGGVLIGGVYPNGMKKYYGLGL, from the coding sequence ATGAAAAATTATATAGGTATATTCAGTTCAGCATTCTTAGGCGGGGTCATTTCTTTGTCAGTAGTTTATTTGATGCCAGATAAAAATTTATCAATCCATCCAGAATCAAATGGAGGAGGTTTAATTTCTGAAAATGTACATTCCACTTTATTCAATGCTGATGCAACAACAAGTTCATATGTAGATTTGAGCATGGCGGCAGAGGAGACTGTTCAGGAAGTTGTTCACATTAAAGTAGTTCAGGAAGGACAGGAATATGTTCAACATGATCCGTTTGAATATTTCTTTAGAGGAAATACACAGGGAAGAAAGTTTAAAGCACCGGATAAACAAGGTTCTGGTTCGGGAGTGATCATTACAAAAGATGGATATATCGTGACCAATAATCACGTGATTCAGGGGGCAGATCGAATTGAAGTGGTATTAAACAATAACAAAAGCTATCCAGCTGAGGTGATTGGAACCGATCCATCTACAGATTTGGCTTTGGTAAAAGTAGAAGCAGAAGATTTAAAGGCTATTGCTATTGGTAATTCAGATGATTTAAAGTTGGGAGAATGGGTACTGGCAGTTGGTAATCCTTATAACTTAAACTCAACGGTAACCGCAGGGATTGTTTCGGCCAAAGCAAGAAGTATTAATATTTTACAGAATACAAACGGAACCCCACCTTTGGAAGCATTTATTCAAACAGATGCGGCTGTAAATCCAGGAAATAGTGGAGGTGCTTTAGTTAATGCCAGAGGTGAATTGATTGGAATTAATTCAGCGATTAAATCTCCAACCGGATCTTATTCGGGGTATTCATTTGCGGTTCCAGTAAACATTATGAAAAAAGTGGTGAACGACATCATGGAATATGGTTCTGTGCAACGTGCTTTTATCGGAGTAGCTATCCAGAATATTTCTACTGATTTGATGGAGAAAGAAGATTTGGAAACGATGTCGGGAGTATTTGTTGGAAACGTTGCCGAGAATGGTGCAGCTAATGATGCGGGAATTGAAGCGGGTGATGTGATTACAGCTGTAAATGGAGTTAAAGTGAAATCCGTGGCGGAATTACAGTCGCAGATTGGATTATATAAGCCTGGTGATCAGGTAGAAGTAAATGTAAATCGTGCGGGTCATGAGAAGCAGTTTACTATGAAATTGAGAAATCATAAAGGAAATACAGAGTTGGTTAAAGCTGAGGATAAAACACTAGCATCATTAGCCGCGGATTTTTCAGATATTGATAAAGAAACGAAAGAAGAACTTGGCCTGAAGCGTGGAGTAGAGGTCTCGAATATTAGAAGTGGTAAGATCATGAAATCCGGAATTAAGGAAGGTTTTATCATTACACATGTGGATCATCAGGAGATTGATGACCTGGAAGATTTTAATACAGTGATTAAATCCAAAAAAGGAGGTGGAGTTTTGATAGGTGGAGTTTACCCGAATGGTATGAAAAAGTACTATGGGTTAGGACTCTGA
- a CDS encoding class I SAM-dependent methyltransferase, giving the protein MTFGAYKKVYILDWFKNWFDSFYYHKLYRHRNTEEAKKFIDNIIDYIQPSRESRILDLACGKGRHSIYLNSKGFDVVGVDLSQNSIDIANQSANERLHFHQMDMRQLSCDQPFNMVVNFFTSFGYFKHRSENMDVLHGVSRILNPKGILVIDFLNATKVIRDLVPEEIQNVDGIQFVINRFVENDTVVKTIEVTDQDKKLNFEERVSMFELKDFKEMLHEAGLNLLNHFGDYELNPFHPESSDRLILIAQKQG; this is encoded by the coding sequence ATTACTTTTGGCGCCTATAAAAAAGTTTACATTTTGGATTGGTTTAAAAACTGGTTTGATTCCTTTTATTATCACAAACTTTATCGTCATCGGAATACGGAAGAGGCTAAAAAGTTTATTGACAATATTATAGATTATATTCAGCCTTCTCGGGAAAGCAGAATACTGGATTTGGCATGTGGTAAAGGGAGACATTCCATTTATCTTAACTCCAAAGGTTTTGATGTAGTGGGTGTGGATTTATCTCAAAACTCCATTGATATTGCTAATCAATCTGCCAATGAGCGATTACATTTTCATCAAATGGATATGCGACAATTAAGTTGTGATCAACCCTTTAATATGGTGGTAAACTTCTTTACCAGTTTTGGATACTTCAAACACCGTTCAGAAAATATGGATGTACTTCATGGTGTTTCTCGAATTCTAAATCCAAAGGGTATTTTAGTGATTGACTTTTTGAATGCTACAAAAGTGATTCGTGATTTAGTTCCTGAAGAAATCCAGAATGTTGATGGAATTCAGTTTGTGATCAACCGATTTGTTGAAAACGATACTGTGGTAAAAACGATTGAAGTTACGGATCAGGACAAAAAACTAAATTTTGAAGAACGTGTCAGTATGTTTGAATTAAAAGACTTCAAAGAAATGCTTCATGAAGCAGGATTGAATCTTTTAAATCATTTCGGAGATTATGAATTAAATCCTTTTCATCCGGAATCATCAGATCGTCTCATTCTAATCGCACAAAAACAAGGCTAA
- a CDS encoding glyceraldehyde-3-phosphate dehydrogenase — protein MVEEAYKESYNKEMDSFVEQKRQAVSLANSVGNLLLNHSVELVLFRNDLADTSVSEKIQLIDYAKNVVNRPINICDVAEMAAEMEQMNLAPAKIDIGKLTAEWMEKNEAETTSKKEFLDTVLGGFILDKDNSLEPRDVVLYGFGRIGRLVARELIKQFGKGQQLRLRAIVTRSDDDKTIIKRAALLRNDSVHGKFAGTIVEDLENKQLIINGQRVLMLGTKDAGTMDYTAYGINNALVIDNTGVYTSKEALSIHMRAEGVAKVLLTAPGSEIPNIVYGINHFDLDLDGTDIYSAASCTTNAISPVLKVINDNLVVEQGHVETVHAYTNDQNLLDNMHKKPRRGRSAAINMVITSTGAGKAVAKVIPELAGKLTANAVRVPTPNGSLAILKLKVGKKTSVEEVNGLLRDAALQGNLVNQINYQMDPELVSNDIIGNTCCSVYDSNATLVHSDGQNIVLYAWYDNEFGYTKQVIRLAKYIAKVRRLHYY, from the coding sequence ATGGTTGAAGAAGCATATAAAGAGTCTTACAATAAAGAGATGGACTCTTTTGTTGAGCAAAAACGTCAGGCTGTTAGTTTGGCAAATTCAGTAGGTAACCTTTTGTTGAATCATTCTGTAGAGTTGGTTCTTTTCAGAAACGATTTAGCTGATACTTCAGTTTCCGAGAAGATTCAATTGATCGATTACGCTAAGAATGTAGTAAACCGCCCAATCAATATTTGTGATGTTGCTGAAATGGCTGCAGAAATGGAGCAAATGAATTTAGCACCAGCAAAAATTGATATAGGTAAGTTAACTGCTGAGTGGATGGAAAAGAATGAAGCTGAAACAACTTCTAAAAAAGAATTTTTAGATACTGTTTTAGGAGGATTCATTTTAGATAAAGACAACAGCTTAGAGCCACGTGATGTAGTTTTATATGGATTTGGACGTATTGGACGTTTAGTTGCACGTGAATTGATCAAACAATTCGGTAAAGGACAACAATTACGTTTAAGAGCGATTGTTACGCGTAGTGATGATGACAAAACAATCATTAAAAGAGCTGCGTTATTAAGAAATGACTCTGTTCACGGGAAATTTGCAGGTACAATTGTTGAAGATTTAGAAAACAAACAATTGATCATCAATGGTCAAAGAGTATTGATGTTGGGTACAAAAGATGCAGGTACAATGGATTATACTGCATATGGAATCAACAACGCTTTGGTGATTGATAACACAGGTGTTTATACAAGTAAAGAAGCTTTAAGCATCCACATGCGTGCAGAAGGGGTAGCTAAAGTTTTATTAACTGCTCCGGGTTCTGAAATTCCAAATATCGTTTATGGAATCAACCATTTTGATTTAGACCTAGACGGAACAGATATTTATTCTGCAGCATCTTGTACAACAAATGCAATTTCTCCGGTATTAAAAGTAATCAACGATAATTTAGTCGTAGAGCAAGGACACGTTGAAACAGTTCACGCTTATACCAACGATCAAAACTTATTGGATAACATGCACAAAAAACCTCGTAGAGGAAGAAGTGCTGCGATCAACATGGTAATTACTTCAACTGGTGCGGGTAAAGCAGTAGCAAAAGTAATTCCTGAGTTAGCTGGTAAATTAACTGCAAACGCAGTACGTGTACCAACTCCAAATGGTTCTTTAGCTATTTTGAAATTAAAGGTAGGTAAGAAAACATCTGTTGAGGAAGTAAACGGATTATTACGCGATGCTGCATTACAAGGAAATTTGGTGAATCAAATTAACTACCAAATGGATCCTGAATTGGTATCAAATGATATTATTGGAAACACTTGTTGTTCTGTATATGACTCTAATGCGACATTAGTTCACTCAGATGGTCAAAACATCGTATTATACGCTTGGTATGACAATGAGTTTGGATATACAAAACAAGTTATTCGTTTAGCGAAGTATATCGCAAAAGTGAGAAGATTACACTATTACTAG
- a CDS encoding LON peptidase substrate-binding domain-containing protein, translating to MRNIKTRSVGLYPLSMVILPNESVRLHIYQAQFKALVNDCFASGKDFVVPFVHNGTPTSYGTCVKLVDVERFYPDGKMDIKVEGSYIVKISNVTDHRSVSYRIGEITPIESSLPKIHSQELEHLYTKYLNNNGTTCNPENLDCSIYEMARNMKLDKDTKVKLLRNASNTVIQSKIILNELRLLVLTHELQNAAGFRYYMN from the coding sequence ATGAGAAACATAAAAACTAGGAGTGTTGGGTTGTACCCACTTTCTATGGTAATTCTACCAAATGAAAGTGTCCGCTTGCATATTTATCAGGCGCAATTCAAAGCTTTGGTAAATGACTGTTTCGCATCTGGTAAAGATTTTGTTGTTCCTTTTGTACATAATGGAACCCCTACTTCATACGGAACTTGTGTGAAATTGGTTGATGTTGAACGTTTTTATCCGGATGGAAAAATGGACATCAAAGTCGAAGGTTCTTACATTGTGAAAATTTCTAATGTTACCGATCATAGAAGTGTTTCTTACAGAATTGGAGAAATCACGCCTATTGAAAGTAGCCTGCCTAAAATTCACTCTCAAGAATTAGAACATTTATACACAAAGTACTTAAATAACAACGGTACAACATGTAATCCTGAAAATCTGGATTGTTCTATTTATGAAATGGCTAGAAATATGAAATTGGATAAAGACACGAAAGTGAAGCTTCTTAGAAATGCTTCGAATACCGTGATCCAATCGAAAATAATTTTAAATGAATTACGTTTATTAGTTCTAACTCACGAGTTACAGAATGCCGCGGGGTTTAGGTATTATATGAACTAG
- a CDS encoding dicarboxylate/amino acid:cation symporter, whose protein sequence is MAKKKKIALHFQILIGLILGTGWALLSAYMGWSSFTADWIAPWGDMFINALKLVAVPLVLFSIMQGITSLSDTNSLGRLGLKTIAIYIGTTMTAITIGLVVVNVLKPGESVSEEQRIINRISYELWVESTPGVEKLDQLDYSHNPKYSQYVSDAMRQTQEMESEGAIGKKAVDKRAQMDHGPLQMVVDMVPNNIFSSLTNNSMLQIIFFAIFFGIVIVGLPYERVETVIKLIHGANDIFIKMVDVIMWVAPYFVFALMAGKVSELAGDDPDAVIEIFKGLASYSGTVILGLGLLIFALYPLVVKLVTGQIGYSDFFKAMSPAQLLAFSTSSSAATLPVTMECVSDNLGVKEEVSSFVLPIGATVNMDGTSLYQGVAVVFLAQFHMIDLTLAQQLTIILTATLASIGSAAIPSAGLIMMVVVLQSVGLNPAWIAIIFPVDRFLDMCRTVVNVTGDASVASIIAKTEGKLDPK, encoded by the coding sequence ATGGCAAAAAAGAAAAAAATTGCATTACATTTTCAGATTTTAATAGGACTTATTTTAGGAACGGGCTGGGCTTTACTCTCTGCCTATATGGGATGGAGTTCGTTTACTGCAGATTGGATTGCTCCATGGGGTGATATGTTTATCAATGCATTAAAGTTGGTTGCGGTGCCGCTCGTATTGTTCTCCATAATGCAAGGGATCACCAGTTTGTCTGATACCAATAGTTTGGGGCGATTGGGATTGAAAACTATCGCCATTTACATTGGTACCACAATGACAGCAATAACAATTGGTTTGGTGGTTGTCAACGTATTGAAGCCTGGAGAAAGTGTATCTGAAGAGCAACGAATTATCAATCGAATTTCTTATGAGCTTTGGGTGGAATCTACGCCTGGAGTAGAAAAACTAGATCAACTGGATTATAGTCACAATCCTAAGTATAGCCAATATGTATCTGATGCAATGCGTCAAACACAGGAAATGGAAAGTGAGGGTGCTATTGGGAAAAAAGCAGTGGACAAACGCGCTCAAATGGATCATGGCCCATTACAAATGGTGGTGGATATGGTGCCGAATAACATCTTCAGTTCATTAACCAACAATAGTATGTTACAGATAATCTTCTTTGCGATTTTCTTTGGAATTGTAATCGTTGGTTTACCATATGAACGTGTAGAAACGGTAATTAAATTAATACATGGGGCCAATGATATTTTTATCAAAATGGTGGATGTGATTATGTGGGTGGCACCTTATTTTGTTTTTGCATTAATGGCAGGTAAGGTGAGTGAACTTGCGGGTGATGATCCTGATGCTGTGATTGAAATCTTTAAAGGATTGGCGTCATATTCTGGTACCGTTATTTTAGGGTTGGGGTTATTGATATTTGCGTTGTATCCGTTGGTTGTGAAATTGGTTACAGGTCAGATTGGGTACTCTGATTTTTTCAAAGCGATGAGCCCAGCACAGTTATTGGCATTTTCTACCAGTTCCAGTGCGGCAACATTACCTGTAACTATGGAATGTGTATCAGATAATCTGGGGGTAAAAGAAGAGGTTTCCAGTTTTGTATTACCTATTGGTGCTACAGTAAATATGGATGGTACCAGTTTATATCAAGGTGTAGCAGTTGTGTTTTTAGCGCAATTCCATATGATTGATTTAACACTTGCACAGCAATTAACTATTATTCTAACCGCAACGTTAGCTTCCATAGGTTCCGCAGCCATTCCAAGTGCGGGGTTGATTATGATGGTTGTGGTATTACAGTCTGTAGGATTAAATCCGGCATGGATTGCGATAATTTTCCCGGTAGATAGATTTTTAGATATGTGCCGTACTGTGGTGAATGTTACCGGTGATGCATCTGTGGCCTCAATTATTGCCAAGACTGAAGGTAAGTTAGATCCGAAATAG